In Halomarina salina, one DNA window encodes the following:
- a CDS encoding acc operon protein has translation MTDHLTGLDDAADDEAAAIVAAVRAHLRAQAAARAADEETEETWDGERWAFAGRLDGTGMRGVRRRVPLDAPRDAWAASGRSDRF, from the coding sequence GACAGACCACCTCACCGGACTCGACGACGCCGCGGACGACGAGGCGGCCGCCATCGTCGCCGCCGTGCGCGCACATCTCCGAGCGCAGGCCGCCGCCCGCGCCGCCGACGAGGAGACAGAGGAGACGTGGGACGGCGAGCGATGGGCGTTCGCCGGCCGACTCGACGGAACGGGGATGCGCGGCGTGCGCCGTCGCGTCCCGCTCGACGCGCCTCGCGACGCGTGGGCCGCGTCGGGTCGCTCGGACCGCTTCTGA